The genomic segment CTGCGGGCGTGCTTGCTCTGGGCGAACGCCACGATCGCGACGTCCCGCATCTAGACCATCTCCTTGTACGTGTCGTAGTCGGCGTCGGGCTCTCCGGTCGGCCGGTAGTGGTCGGGGAAGCCGCCGTCCTCGCTCCACACGGGTTCGACGCGCATGCCCATCCGCACCTGGTCGTAGGGAAGGCCGCCGATGCGCCCGTGCAGGGCGAGGTCGGCGCCGTCCAGGGCGATGTGCGCGTAGACGTACGGCACTTCGATGTCGAGGCCACGGGCCTTGATGTTGACGATGCAGAAGGTGGTGATGGTGCCGCCGGGCCCCACCTCCACCTGTTCCTCGGTGGCGACGCCGCAGGTGGGGCAGGCGCCCCGGGGCGGGATGTAGACCTTGCGGCAGGACGGGCAGCGTTCGCCGATCATCTTGCGGTCGGCGAGCGCGGCGAGGTAGCGGGTCTGGGCCCGGCCGGGGCTGTAGACGTAGTCGAGGCGGGCGGGGGCGACGATGCCGGTCACCGGATCGGTGAACTCGCCGGTGTGCGCGGTGGCCGCGCGGTCCCGCTGCCCGGTCCCGTCGTCCGGTTCGAAGCAGGCGATGTCGGTGATCGCGCCGATCCGCTCGGCGGCCCAGCGGATCCGTACCCGCATTCCGGTGCTGACGGCGTCGGGGCCGGCCGCGTCCAGTGCGTGCAGCATCGCGGTATCGGCGCCGTCGAGCCGGACCAGGACCCAGGCGAAGGGCGTGGAGAGCGGCTGGTTGCGCCCGGGGTCGGGGTTCCAGGCCC from the Streptomyces sp. RKAG293 genome contains:
- a CDS encoding OB-fold nucleic acid binding domain-containing protein, with amino-acid sequence MTEVLSAPLVVEFPFTRSLGPVQSAFLTGLRERTVLGVRTGDDRVLVPPVEYDPVTSAELRELVEVGATGTVTTWAWNPDPGRNQPLSTPFAWVLVRLDGADTAMLHALDAAGPDAVSTGMRVRIRWAAERIGAITDIACFEPDDGTGQRDRAATAHTGEFTDPVTGIVAPARLDYVYSPGRAQTRYLAALADRKMIGERCPSCRKVYIPPRGACPTCGVATEEQVEVGPGGTITTFCIVNIKARGLDIEVPYVYAHIALDGADLALHGRIGGLPYDQVRMGMRVEPVWSEDGGFPDHYRPTGEPDADYDTYKEMV